From Sphingopyxis sp. USTB-05, the proteins below share one genomic window:
- a CDS encoding creatininase family protein, whose translation MASAEAKTRARAAGRSETSAAPARDAGAPAKRAHALQDLSWPEFRDRLAGNPPILLPLGSQEQQGPHAPMGDYVLAERLALAAAERAGAICAPVLPFGHADFFRGAAGGIQLRASTFSMILEDMVTAFLDHGLSHIVICNGHSTNAPLIAQVAQKLRAERGVMIASLNLWRMIPDSLWEEVHGAGSARARGHGADPVTSVGLHLTPELMRMGAARPAMRSNAFGLPTTSLFAGVTFGGFEVGLPLDVTEVASNGVGAGDPTLASAEAGARFSEWIVAAITDFVTHFRRCDPARPHLGPEPA comes from the coding sequence ATGGCAAGCGCTGAGGCGAAGACCAGGGCGCGCGCGGCAGGACGCAGCGAGACCTCCGCGGCGCCAGCGCGGGATGCGGGCGCGCCCGCGAAGCGCGCGCATGCGCTGCAGGATCTGAGTTGGCCCGAGTTTCGGGACCGGCTCGCCGGCAATCCCCCGATCCTGCTTCCGCTCGGCAGCCAGGAGCAGCAGGGGCCGCACGCGCCGATGGGCGATTATGTCCTCGCCGAACGGCTCGCGCTCGCGGCCGCCGAACGCGCGGGCGCAATCTGCGCGCCGGTGCTGCCGTTCGGACATGCGGATTTCTTCCGCGGCGCGGCGGGCGGCATTCAGCTTCGTGCTTCCACTTTCTCGATGATCCTCGAGGATATGGTCACCGCCTTTCTCGACCATGGCCTCAGCCATATCGTCATCTGCAACGGCCATTCGACGAACGCGCCGCTGATCGCGCAGGTCGCGCAGAAGCTGAGGGCCGAGCGCGGCGTCATGATCGCCTCGCTCAATCTCTGGCGCATGATCCCCGACAGCCTCTGGGAGGAGGTTCATGGCGCGGGCAGCGCGCGCGCGCGCGGCCATGGCGCCGATCCCGTCACCTCGGTCGGTCTCCATCTCACCCCCGAACTGATGCGCATGGGTGCGGCGCGCCCGGCGATGCGTTCGAACGCCTTCGGCCTGCCGACGACGAGCCTCTTTGCAGGCGTCACCTTCGGCGGGTTCGAGGTCGGGCTCCCGCTCGACGTGACCGAGGTCGCGTCGAACGGCGTGGGAGCGGGCGATCCGACCCTTGCGTCGGCCGAGGCCGGCGCGCGCTTCTCCGAATGGATCGTCGCGGCGATCACCGACTTCGTCACGCATTTCCGGCGCTGCGATCCGGCACGGCCGCACCTCGGACCCGAACCGGCATGA
- a CDS encoding MBL fold metallo-hydrolase: MADRALAAAHAQLLGAAKGAAAVRAFFDPATSTISYVVHDPATMRGAVIDSVLDFDAASGRTSTASAEAIVAYVQGAGIAIDWLLETHAHADHLSAAPWLAKILGGTIAIGEYIRDVQAVFGDIFNAGASFRRDGSDFGRLFADGERFAIGGLPVTVLHVPGHTPACVAYVIGDVVFVGDTMFMPDYGSARADFPGGDAAQLFRSLRRILDLPAETPLFMCHDYLSAERNEHRWEATVGEQRAGNVHARDGISEDEFVARRRARDAGLSMPALLLPAVQVNMRGGRLPPAEDNGVAYLKIPVDRL; encoded by the coding sequence ATGGCAGACAGGGCATTGGCGGCCGCCCACGCGCAGCTACTCGGGGCGGCGAAGGGCGCGGCGGCGGTGCGCGCCTTCTTCGATCCCGCGACCTCGACCATCTCCTATGTCGTCCACGATCCCGCGACGATGCGCGGTGCTGTGATCGACAGCGTCCTCGATTTCGATGCCGCGTCGGGCAGGACGTCGACCGCGTCGGCGGAAGCGATCGTCGCCTATGTGCAAGGCGCCGGCATCGCTATCGACTGGCTTCTCGAGACGCACGCGCATGCCGACCATCTCTCGGCCGCGCCCTGGCTTGCCAAGATCCTCGGCGGCACCATCGCGATCGGCGAGTATATTCGCGACGTCCAGGCGGTGTTCGGCGACATCTTCAACGCCGGGGCGAGCTTCCGCCGCGACGGCTCGGACTTTGGCCGGCTGTTCGCCGACGGCGAGCGCTTCGCGATCGGCGGCTTGCCGGTGACCGTGCTTCATGTGCCGGGGCATACGCCTGCGTGCGTCGCCTATGTCATCGGCGACGTCGTTTTTGTCGGCGATACGATGTTCATGCCCGACTATGGTTCGGCGCGTGCCGACTTTCCGGGCGGCGACGCCGCACAGCTCTTCCGCTCGCTGCGGCGCATCCTCGACCTTCCGGCGGAAACGCCGCTCTTCATGTGCCACGATTATCTGAGCGCGGAGCGCAACGAGCATCGCTGGGAGGCGACGGTCGGCGAGCAGCGCGCGGGCAATGTCCATGCGCGCGACGGGATTTCGGAGGACGAGTTCGTCGCCCGGCGGCGCGCGCGCGACGCGGGGCTCTCGATGCCCGCGCTGCTGCTCCCTGCGGTGCAGGTCAACATGCGCGGCGGGCGGCTGCCGCCCGCCGAGGATAACGGCGTCGCCTACCTCAAGATACCGGTCGACCGGCTGTAG
- a CDS encoding bifunctional protein tyrosine phosphatase family protein/NAD(P)/FAD-dependent oxidoreductase, which produces MSIRTLTPTLRVSPQIDPADVAGLAASGFRAIICNRPDGEEAGQPAASAIAAAAEAHGLRFVHIPVVSGRIGEGDAAAMARALAELPAPVLAYCRSGARSEQLAGMAAARGSDGGTARYDIVVIGGGSAGIAAAASILRRRPGVSLAIVEPNEDHYYQPGFTMVGGGIFAAEATRRGEEGLIPAGAEWIRGAAASFDPAADRVTLADGRVLGYGALIVCPGLKLDWDAIPGLAEALGADGVTSNYRYDLAPYTDRLVRRFRGGRALFTQPPMPIKCAGAPQKAMYLSCHRWERAGLLGQADVQFHTATPSLFGVAAYVPALEAYIARYGVDLQLESRLVSVDGPAKVALFEQRRGDTVRRVEERFDMIHVVPPQVAPEFIASSPLAAPSGFVAVDEATLRHSVYANIFALGDVAATTNAKTAAAARKQAPVVALNALAALDGAAPVAAYDGYGSCPLTVEAGRIVLAEFGYGGKLLPTFPKWLIEGTRPSRLSWLLKEKILPTVYWNGMLRGREWLAAPAPLGSGG; this is translated from the coding sequence ATGAGCATCAGGACCCTGACCCCCACGCTTCGCGTGTCGCCGCAGATCGATCCGGCCGATGTTGCGGGGCTTGCCGCTTCGGGCTTTCGCGCGATCATCTGCAATCGCCCCGACGGCGAAGAAGCGGGTCAGCCTGCCGCGTCTGCCATCGCGGCGGCGGCCGAGGCCCATGGCCTGCGCTTTGTGCATATCCCCGTCGTCTCGGGACGGATCGGGGAGGGCGATGCCGCGGCGATGGCGCGCGCGCTCGCCGAACTGCCCGCGCCGGTCCTTGCCTATTGCCGCTCGGGCGCACGGTCCGAGCAGCTCGCCGGAATGGCGGCCGCACGCGGCAGCGACGGCGGGACGGCTCGCTACGATATCGTCGTGATCGGCGGCGGGAGCGCGGGGATTGCAGCCGCTGCGAGCATCCTGCGCCGCCGTCCGGGTGTGTCGCTCGCGATCGTCGAGCCGAATGAGGATCATTATTACCAGCCCGGCTTCACGATGGTCGGCGGCGGCATATTCGCGGCCGAGGCGACGCGGCGGGGCGAGGAGGGGCTGATCCCCGCAGGCGCCGAATGGATCCGCGGCGCCGCGGCGTCCTTCGATCCCGCAGCCGACCGGGTCACACTCGCCGACGGGCGCGTGCTCGGCTATGGCGCGCTCATCGTCTGCCCCGGGCTGAAACTCGACTGGGACGCCATCCCGGGGCTTGCCGAGGCACTCGGCGCCGATGGCGTGACGTCCAATTATCGCTACGATCTCGCGCCCTATACCGATCGGCTCGTGCGACGGTTCCGCGGCGGGCGGGCGCTGTTCACGCAGCCGCCGATGCCGATCAAATGTGCGGGCGCGCCGCAGAAGGCGATGTATCTCTCCTGTCATCGCTGGGAACGCGCCGGACTGCTCGGCCAGGCCGATGTCCAGTTTCATACCGCAACCCCGTCGCTGTTCGGGGTCGCGGCCTATGTGCCCGCGCTCGAGGCCTATATCGCGCGCTACGGCGTCGATCTGCAGCTCGAATCGCGGCTCGTCTCGGTCGACGGTCCGGCAAAGGTCGCGCTGTTCGAGCAGCGCCGCGGCGACACGGTCCGCCGGGTCGAGGAACGCTTCGACATGATCCATGTCGTGCCGCCGCAGGTCGCCCCCGAGTTCATCGCGTCGAGCCCGCTCGCGGCGCCTTCGGGCTTTGTCGCGGTCGATGAGGCGACGCTCCGCCACAGCGTTTACGCCAATATCTTCGCGCTCGGGGACGTCGCGGCCACGACCAATGCGAAGACCGCTGCCGCCGCACGCAAGCAGGCCCCGGTCGTCGCGCTCAACGCGCTCGCGGCGCTCGACGGCGCCGCGCCGGTCGCCGCCTATGACGGCTATGGGAGCTGTCCGCTCACCGTCGAGGCCGGGCGGATCGTCCTTGCCGAATTCGGCTATGGCGGCAAATTGCTGCCGACCTTCCCCAAGTGGCTGATCGAGGGCACGCGGCCGTCGCGTCTCTCCTGGCTCCTCAAGGAGAAGATCCTTCCGACCGTCTACTGGAACGGCATGCTTCGCGGCCGCGAATGGCTCGCGGCGCCCGCGCCGCTTGGTTCGGGCGGGTGA
- a CDS encoding sulfite exporter TauE/SafE family protein: protein MARGARAAWFGRVTLDTLQYLLGGLSGGIVGFTLGLVGGGGSILAVPLMVYLVGVASPHVAIGTSALAVAANAASGLAQHARAGTVKWRCGFLYAGSGVVGALAGSTIGKAIDGQKLLFLFALLMLGVGVLMLRGRNNPGIEGAACNRHNAPKVLGYGLGTGGFSGFFGIGGGFLIVPGLIASTKMPILNAVGTSLVAVTAFGLTTAMSYAMSGLVDWTLAAIFIVGGLVGGVAGARAARKLSSRGTLTMIFAGLIFAVAAYMLFRSSAALLAGAAG from the coding sequence ATGGCTCGCGGCGCCCGCGCCGCTTGGTTCGGGCGGGTGACGCTCGACACGCTCCAATATCTGCTCGGCGGCCTGTCGGGCGGAATCGTCGGTTTCACGCTCGGGCTGGTCGGGGGTGGCGGCTCGATCCTCGCCGTGCCGCTCATGGTCTATCTCGTCGGCGTCGCCAGCCCGCATGTCGCGATCGGGACGAGCGCGCTCGCGGTGGCGGCCAACGCCGCTTCGGGGCTTGCGCAGCACGCGCGGGCCGGAACGGTCAAATGGCGCTGCGGCTTTCTTTACGCGGGGAGCGGCGTCGTCGGGGCGCTGGCGGGCTCGACCATCGGCAAGGCGATCGACGGCCAGAAATTGCTTTTTCTCTTCGCGCTCCTGATGCTCGGCGTCGGGGTGCTGATGCTGCGCGGGCGGAATAATCCGGGGATCGAGGGTGCCGCGTGCAATCGCCACAACGCCCCCAAGGTGCTCGGCTATGGTCTCGGGACCGGCGGCTTTTCGGGCTTCTTCGGCATCGGCGGCGGGTTCCTCATCGTCCCCGGGCTGATCGCGTCGACGAAGATGCCGATCCTCAATGCCGTCGGCACGAGCCTCGTCGCGGTCACCGCCTTCGGGCTTACGACCGCGATGAGCTATGCGATGTCGGGTCTCGTCGACTGGACGCTTGCCGCCATCTTCATCGTCGGTGGGCTCGTCGGCGGCGTTGCCGGGGCCCGTGCCGCACGAAAATTGTCGAGCCGCGGCACGCTGACGATGATCTTCGCCGGACTGATCTTCGCGGTGGCGGCCTATATGCTGTTTCGCAGCAGCGCCGCGCTTCTCGCGGGCGCTGCCGGTTGA
- a CDS encoding Nramp family divalent metal transporter: protein MTTPDRGSSPEAAGSRDAPPKGLARWKLVGPGIVVAATGVGAGDLVATLVAGARFGYALLWAAVIGCIVKIALAEATGRYHLATGSTILEGWRSLGRWTSWYFGIYIILWGFVYGGTAMSATALPLSALFPGLLPFWAWGALSGVLGAAFVLLNRYAIFEAAMKLFIGIMFIVVVGLAILVVPDVGAAAGGLVPRLPDGSVIYTLGLIGGVGGTITLAAYGYWVNAKGWNSPVWMGMMRFDNRVAYIVTGIFVVAMLIVGAELLHAAQIALASGDRGLLDLEAVLAERFGPRIATIFLIGFVATTFSSILGVWQGVSLLFADFVRNLRGTHAAGDRSDLETSTAYRFYVLWLTFPPMILLTLGQPFALIIAYGAFGAFFMPFLALTLVWLLNGRSVPREWRSGWPSNILLALASVLFVVLCAHQIWTMI, encoded by the coding sequence ATGACCACCCCGGATCGAGGGTCTTCTCCCGAAGCGGCAGGCTCGCGCGATGCGCCGCCAAAGGGACTTGCACGCTGGAAGCTTGTCGGACCCGGCATCGTGGTCGCCGCAACGGGGGTGGGTGCGGGCGATCTCGTCGCGACGCTCGTCGCGGGCGCGCGCTTCGGTTACGCCCTGCTTTGGGCTGCGGTGATCGGCTGCATCGTCAAAATCGCGCTCGCCGAGGCGACGGGCCGCTACCATCTCGCGACCGGCTCGACGATCCTCGAGGGCTGGCGTTCCCTCGGCCGCTGGACGAGCTGGTATTTCGGAATCTACATCATCCTCTGGGGCTTCGTATACGGCGGCACCGCGATGAGCGCGACGGCGCTGCCGCTGTCGGCGCTGTTCCCGGGACTCCTGCCCTTCTGGGCGTGGGGTGCCCTGTCGGGCGTGCTCGGCGCCGCCTTCGTGCTGCTCAACCGCTACGCGATTTTCGAAGCGGCGATGAAGCTTTTCATCGGCATCATGTTCATTGTCGTCGTCGGCCTCGCGATCCTCGTCGTCCCCGATGTCGGTGCGGCCGCTGGCGGGCTGGTTCCGCGACTTCCCGACGGCTCGGTGATATACACGCTCGGCCTCATCGGCGGGGTCGGCGGAACGATCACGCTCGCCGCCTATGGCTATTGGGTCAACGCCAAGGGCTGGAACAGTCCCGTCTGGATGGGGATGATGCGTTTCGACAATCGCGTCGCCTATATCGTTACCGGCATCTTCGTCGTCGCGATGCTCATCGTCGGCGCCGAACTGCTCCACGCGGCGCAGATCGCTCTCGCAAGCGGCGACCGCGGCCTGCTCGATCTCGAAGCCGTGCTCGCCGAGCGCTTCGGGCCGCGCATCGCGACGATCTTCCTCATCGGGTTCGTCGCGACGACTTTCTCGTCGATCCTCGGCGTATGGCAGGGGGTGTCGCTCCTCTTCGCCGATTTCGTCCGCAACCTGAGAGGCACCCACGCCGCCGGCGACCGGAGCGATCTCGAGACAAGCACCGCCTATCGCTTCTATGTGCTCTGGCTGACCTTCCCGCCGATGATCCTGCTCACGCTCGGTCAGCCGTTCGCGCTCATCATCGCCTATGGCGCGTTCGGCGCCTTTTTCATGCCGTTCCTCGCGCTGACCCTGGTCTGGTTGCTCAACGGGCGGTCGGTCCCGCGCGAATGGCGCTCGGGATGGCCTTCCAACATTCTGCTCGCGCTCGCCTCTGTCCTGTTCGTCGTCCTCTGCGCGCATCAGATATGGACGATGATCTAG
- the trbL gene encoding P-type conjugative transfer protein TrbL: protein MQDLNIIDRFMDVFIRYIDSGFGLLGGDVAFLTSILIGIDITLAGLFWAMGGENEVIAKLLKKILYVGVFAFIIGNFSSLADIIFRSFAGLGLTAGGGGISADDLLRPGRLAGAGFEVAHPLIEQIENLVGPIGFFTNFLQIVVLLIAWVIIILAFFILAVQLFITIIEFKLVSLAGFTLIPFALWGRTAFLAERVLGAIVTSGIKVMVLGVIVGIGSGLFTELLGSAVAGDLEVEQAMALALGALALLGLGIFGPGIASGLVAGAPQLGAGAAVGTVAAAAGTMIVAGGAGMAAARAGGGAALGAVRAGTAMGSAANSAYTLGQETRGSTSVGAGLAGVGTAAKGAAGNALRGASERLGLGAAAERGRDAAWNAGTTGGGQGASPGSAPPSETPAWASAMKSDQRRRSARQAAVHTLSSGDRGGSGANPEISEKED from the coding sequence ATGCAAGACCTCAATATCATCGACCGCTTCATGGACGTCTTCATCCGCTACATCGACAGCGGCTTCGGCCTGCTCGGCGGCGACGTCGCCTTCCTGACCAGTATTCTCATCGGGATCGACATCACGCTCGCAGGGCTCTTCTGGGCGATGGGCGGCGAGAATGAAGTCATCGCAAAGCTTCTGAAGAAGATTCTCTATGTCGGTGTTTTTGCTTTCATCATCGGCAATTTCTCATCGCTTGCCGACATCATCTTCCGCTCGTTCGCGGGGCTCGGGCTGACGGCGGGCGGCGGCGGCATCAGCGCCGATGACCTCTTGCGGCCCGGGCGGCTCGCGGGCGCGGGATTCGAGGTTGCGCATCCGCTCATCGAGCAGATCGAAAATCTTGTTGGCCCGATCGGCTTTTTCACCAATTTCCTCCAGATCGTCGTGCTGCTGATCGCCTGGGTCATCATCATCCTCGCCTTCTTCATCCTCGCGGTGCAGCTCTTCATCACCATCATCGAATTCAAACTCGTGAGCCTCGCGGGCTTCACGCTCATACCTTTCGCGCTCTGGGGCCGCACCGCCTTCCTTGCCGAACGCGTCCTCGGCGCGATCGTCACCTCGGGCATCAAGGTGATGGTGCTGGGCGTCATCGTCGGCATCGGTTCGGGGCTGTTCACCGAGCTGCTGGGATCGGCCGTCGCAGGCGATCTCGAGGTCGAACAGGCGATGGCGCTCGCGCTAGGCGCGCTGGCGCTCCTCGGCCTCGGCATCTTCGGCCCCGGCATCGCCTCGGGTCTCGTCGCCGGCGCGCCGCAGCTCGGGGCCGGAGCGGCGGTCGGGACCGTCGCCGCCGCTGCGGGCACGATGATCGTCGCGGGCGGCGCGGGCATGGCGGCCGCCCGCGCGGGCGGTGGCGCGGCCTTGGGCGCGGTGCGGGCGGGAACCGCGATGGGAAGCGCAGCGAACTCCGCCTACACGCTGGGTCAGGAAACGCGGGGTTCGACGTCGGTCGGTGCCGGTCTCGCCGGCGTTGGAACGGCCGCGAAGGGGGCGGCAGGCAATGCGCTTCGCGGCGCATCGGAGCGTCTCGGTCTCGGCGCGGCCGCCGAGCGCGGGCGCGATGCCGCCTGGAATGCCGGAACGACCGGCGGCGGGCAGGGCGCGTCGCCTGGGTCGGCTCCTCCGTCCGAGACGCCCGCCTGGGCGAGCGCGATGAAGTCCGATCAGCGGCGGCGGTCGGCCCGGCAGGCGGCGGTGCACACGCTTTCGAGCGGCGATCGCGGCGGCAGCGGCGCCAACCCCGAAATCAGCGAAAAGGAGGATTGA
- the trbF gene encoding conjugal transfer protein TrbF: MRFKRSVQRYGRSPEPVTPYQRAAQVWDDRIGSARVQARNWRLMALGGLFLSAGLAGGLVWQSVQSRVTPYVVEVDRLGEARSVAPAMEAYRPTDPQIAWALGHFIRNVRGVSLDPVLMRENWLSAYDFASDRGALFLSEYARSADPFGQVGTRSVSVQIVSVVRASERSFQVKWSERVYERGSLVSSSRWTAMLTIAVRTPKSAEALRKNPLGLFVEAIDWSREYEASEGAAAPSERPPVPVPAPAAPAEEGGGIGVPQDIPTTTDQQRIIP, from the coding sequence ATGCGATTCAAACGATCGGTACAGCGCTACGGGCGCTCGCCCGAGCCCGTGACCCCCTATCAGCGCGCGGCGCAGGTGTGGGACGACCGGATCGGCTCGGCGCGCGTCCAGGCGCGCAACTGGCGGCTCATGGCGCTCGGCGGGCTGTTCCTGTCCGCGGGCCTTGCCGGCGGTCTCGTCTGGCAGTCGGTGCAGAGCCGCGTCACCCCTTATGTGGTCGAGGTCGACCGGCTCGGCGAGGCGCGTAGCGTTGCACCGGCAATGGAGGCTTACCGGCCGACCGATCCGCAGATCGCCTGGGCGCTTGGCCATTTCATCCGGAATGTGCGCGGGGTCTCGCTCGATCCGGTGCTCATGCGCGAGAACTGGCTCTCGGCCTATGATTTCGCGAGCGACCGGGGCGCGCTCTTCCTCAGCGAATATGCGCGCTCGGCCGATCCCTTTGGGCAGGTCGGAACGCGGTCGGTGTCGGTTCAGATCGTGAGCGTCGTGCGCGCTTCGGAGCGCAGCTTCCAGGTCAAATGGTCCGAGCGCGTCTACGAACGCGGCAGCCTCGTCTCTTCGTCGCGCTGGACGGCGATGCTGACTATCGCCGTTCGCACGCCCAAGTCCGCCGAGGCACTGCGCAAGAACCCGCTCGGTCTCTTCGTCGAGGCGATCGACTGGAGCCGCGAATATGAGGCGAGCGAAGGGGCTGCGGCGCCATCGGAGCGACCGCCCGTGCCCGTCCCTGCGCCCGCGGCGCCAGCGGAGGAGGGAGGCGGCATCGGCGTTCCGCAGGACATCCCGACGACGACAGACCAGCAGAGGATCATCCCATGA
- the trbG gene encoding P-type conjugative transfer protein TrbG: MTKKLLGAALTAAFLFPHAVHAAPASASARVEAANREALREPSPHGFVGAAQIYPFAEGGVYRLIAAPERVTDIALQPGEELIAVAAGDTARWTVGDTVSGAGALRRTHIMIKPLAPGLKTNLVITTDRRVYHLALESGVRAAMASVGWTYPADALLAIERSAEAAARSAPVASGLDPAALDFAYVIRGDDPVWRPLRAFDDGRQVFIEFPEAIARDVAPPLFVVGDNGAAELVNYRVAGRFYIVDRLFGVAELRQGEKKQTVVRICSSDRIGRARCKGKGK; the protein is encoded by the coding sequence ATGACGAAGAAGCTTCTTGGCGCCGCACTGACCGCTGCGTTCCTCTTTCCCCATGCCGTTCATGCCGCGCCGGCCAGTGCGTCGGCGCGCGTCGAGGCCGCGAACCGCGAGGCGCTGCGCGAGCCGTCACCGCACGGATTTGTCGGGGCGGCGCAAATCTATCCCTTCGCCGAGGGCGGGGTCTACCGGCTGATCGCCGCGCCCGAGCGCGTGACCGATATCGCGCTCCAGCCCGGCGAGGAGCTGATCGCGGTCGCGGCGGGCGACACCGCGCGCTGGACGGTCGGCGACACGGTAAGCGGGGCGGGCGCGTTGCGGCGCACGCACATCATGATCAAACCGCTCGCGCCCGGGCTCAAGACCAACCTCGTGATTACCACCGACCGGCGCGTCTATCACCTCGCGCTCGAAAGCGGGGTCCGCGCGGCAATGGCCTCAGTCGGCTGGACCTATCCCGCCGACGCGCTGCTCGCGATCGAGCGAAGCGCCGAGGCGGCCGCGAGGAGCGCTCCCGTTGCGAGCGGCCTCGACCCGGCGGCGCTCGACTTTGCCTATGTCATCCGCGGCGATGATCCGGTCTGGCGGCCGCTGCGCGCCTTCGACGATGGGCGGCAGGTCTTCATCGAATTTCCCGAAGCGATCGCGCGCGATGTCGCCCCGCCCTTGTTCGTGGTCGGCGACAATGGCGCCGCCGAACTCGTCAACTATCGTGTCGCGGGCCGCTTCTACATCGTCGACCGCCTCTTCGGCGTGGCCGAGCTGCGGCAGGGCGAGAAGAAGCAGACGGTCGTTCGCATCTGCAGCAGCGACCGGATCGGCAGGGCGCGCTGCAAGGGGAAGGGCAAGTGA
- a CDS encoding TrbI/VirB10 family protein: MNAPIDGGGRSDPAAETSDPAVPGAAAPKIDPETLVLRGTPRRAVRFRRELIIALAVTVSLGIAGAAWIALKPATFRLVALDEEGAKKAGGAPDVLVKAPGSYDAVPELGPPLPGDLGRPILARQRAESGLPLGPADAVTDDGAAARRQAVEAEAEAARQSGVMMKLAGTSGTPAALAVPVAAKAAADVDAGAALAGTAAAGGASVGTAGVVEVNPHRIAAAPSPWLLSSGSVIAASLVTGLNSDVPGLVVAQITENVHDSITGRVLLIPQGARLVGRYDDRTAFGQRRARVIWQRIIWPDGSSLRIGDVPASDAMGQAGLADSVDLHSGSLLKGIALSTLLGAGTEVGFGGEESELVRALRQSAQQNGARAGDRLVERHLDIPPTIRVRPGWPLRVIVHQDLILKPWRP; the protein is encoded by the coding sequence GTGAACGCCCCGATCGATGGCGGCGGCCGCAGCGATCCCGCGGCGGAGACCAGCGATCCGGCGGTGCCGGGTGCCGCTGCGCCGAAAATCGATCCCGAGACGCTCGTGCTGCGTGGCACGCCGCGGCGCGCTGTCCGGTTCCGGCGCGAGCTGATCATCGCGCTCGCGGTGACGGTGTCGCTCGGCATCGCGGGTGCCGCATGGATCGCGCTGAAGCCGGCGACCTTTCGGCTCGTCGCCCTCGACGAGGAGGGAGCGAAAAAGGCCGGAGGCGCGCCCGACGTGCTGGTCAAGGCGCCCGGCAGTTACGACGCCGTGCCCGAGCTCGGCCCGCCGCTGCCCGGCGACCTCGGCCGTCCTATCCTCGCGCGCCAGCGTGCCGAAAGCGGCCTGCCTCTCGGGCCGGCGGATGCAGTTACGGATGACGGCGCCGCGGCCCGCAGACAGGCGGTCGAGGCGGAAGCTGAGGCGGCGCGGCAATCGGGGGTGATGATGAAGCTTGCCGGGACGAGTGGTACGCCGGCGGCCTTGGCTGTGCCTGTCGCGGCAAAAGCGGCCGCTGATGTCGACGCGGGTGCGGCGCTGGCAGGTACCGCAGCCGCGGGCGGCGCCTCTGTTGGGACCGCGGGCGTGGTCGAGGTCAATCCGCACCGGATCGCAGCCGCGCCATCGCCCTGGCTGCTGAGCAGCGGCAGCGTGATCGCCGCGTCGCTCGTCACCGGTCTCAATAGCGACGTGCCGGGGCTCGTCGTCGCGCAGATCACCGAGAATGTGCATGACAGTATCACGGGGCGGGTGTTGCTGATCCCGCAGGGGGCGCGGCTCGTCGGGCGCTATGACGACCGGACCGCCTTCGGGCAGCGCCGCGCGCGTGTGATCTGGCAGCGGATCATCTGGCCCGACGGCTCGTCGCTCCGGATCGGGGATGTGCCGGCGAGCGACGCGATGGGGCAGGCGGGGCTTGCCGACAGCGTCGACCTGCACAGCGGATCTTTGCTCAAGGGCATCGCGCTGTCGACGCTTCTTGGCGCCGGCACCGAAGTCGGCTTCGGCGGCGAGGAAAGCGAGCTCGTCCGGGCGCTGCGCCAATCGGCGCAGCAAAATGGCGCGCGGGCGGGGGACCGCCTCGTCGAGCGCCATCTCGACATTCCGCCGACGATCCGGGTGCGCCCTGGCTGGCCGCTGCGCGTGATCGTGCATCAGGATCTCATACTCAAGCCGTGGAGGCCATGA
- a CDS encoding DUF2274 domain-containing protein, which translates to MVDIKLGKLPDRTPVKLTIHLLPDLEALLKDYAAAYEAAYGNRESVADLIPFMLASFLEADRGFHRTRSK; encoded by the coding sequence ATGGTCGACATCAAGCTCGGTAAATTGCCCGACCGGACACCGGTCAAACTCACGATCCATTTGCTTCCCGACCTCGAGGCGCTGCTCAAGGATTATGCCGCCGCCTATGAGGCGGCCTATGGCAACCGGGAGAGTGTCGCCGATCTCATTCCGTTCATGCTCGCGAGCTTTCTGGAGGCGGACCGCGGCTTCCATCGCACACGCTCGAAATAG
- a CDS encoding helix-turn-helix transcriptional regulator, translated as MDSSAAVGALGALAQEHRLALFRLLVQAGPRGMAAGAIAEALGIPPSSLSFHLAQLRSAELIAQERQHRTIIYRANYPAMNALLAYLMENCCAASTCEGEGACDGVTTDERESA; from the coding sequence ATGGATTCGAGTGCTGCCGTAGGAGCGCTGGGCGCGCTCGCGCAGGAACATCGCCTCGCGCTGTTTCGCCTGCTCGTGCAGGCGGGACCGCGCGGGATGGCGGCGGGTGCGATCGCCGAGGCGCTCGGCATTCCGCCAAGCTCGCTGTCCTTCCATCTCGCGCAGCTTCGCTCGGCCGAATTGATCGCGCAGGAGCGGCAGCACCGGACGATCATCTACCGGGCCAACTATCCCGCGATGAACGCGCTCCTCGCCTATCTCATGGAAAATTGCTGCGCCGCCTCGACCTGCGAGGGCGAGGGGGCGTGCGACGGTGTAACGACAGACGAAAGGGAAAGCGCATGA